The Solanum lycopersicum chromosome 9, SLM_r2.1 genome window below encodes:
- the LOC544217 gene encoding mRNA binding protein precursor produces the protein MATLASSSSLLHSSSSSFNSSSTPSISPVSRISLKFPSSSLSSSLSISPYFVAFSLNSRRVSPKSYSSTSVVQASGAVEKKKVLIVNTNSGGHAVIGFYFAKELLGSGHDVTVLTVGEESSDKMKKTPFTRFSEITGAGGRTVWGNPADVGKILEGEVFDAVLDNNGKDLDSVSPVADWAKSSGVKQFLFISSAGIYKPTDEPPHVEGDAVKADAGHVLVEKYISEIFGSWASFRPQYMIGSGNNKDCEEWFFDRIVRGRPVLIPGSGMQLTNISHVRDLSSMLTLAVQNPAAASGRIFNCVSDRAVTLDGMARLCAKAAGSSVEIVHYDPKAVGVDAKKAFPFRNMHFYAEPRAANEILGWSATTNLPEDLKERYEEYVKIGRDKKEMKFELDDKILESLKVPVAA, from the exons ATGGCTACTCTTGCTTCTTCATCCTCTCTTctacattcttcttcttcatctttcaattcttcttcaactccatcaatctCCCCTGTTTCCCGAATTTCACTTAAATTCCCTTCTTCTTCGCTCTCTTCGTCTCTCTCAATTTCCCCATATTTCGTTGCATTTTCTCTAAATTCAAGGCGGGTTTCCCCTAAGTCATACTCCAGTACTAGTGTTGTTCAGGCGAGTGGTGCAGTTGAGAAGAAGAAGGTGCTTATTGTTAATACAAATAGCGGTGGTCATGCAGTTATTGGGTTCTATTTTGCTAAAGAGCTTTTGGGATCTGGTCATGATGTTACTGTTCTTACGGTTGGAGAAGAGAGCTCtgataaaatgaagaaaacccCTTTTACCAGATTCTCA GAAATTACTGGTGCTGGTGGTCGAACCGTATGGGGTAATCCTGCAGATGTTGGGAAGATTTTAGAGGGTGAAGTATTTGATGCTGTTTTGGACAACAATGGTAAAGACTTGGATTCTGTAAG TCCTGTAGCTGACTGGGCCAAGAGTTCTGGTGTCAAGCAATTTTTGTTTATCAGCAGCGCTGGAATCTACAAGCCCACAGATGAACCTCCTCATGTTGAAGGG GATGCTGTGAAAGCTGATGCTGGTCATGTATTAGTCGAGAAATACATATCCGAGATATTTGGTAGTTGGGCAAGTTTCCGTCCTCAGTACATGATTGGCTCTGGCAATAACAAGGATTGTGAGGAATGGTTCTTTGATC GTATTGTTCGTGGACGACCAGTTCTAATTCCTGGCTCTGGAATGCAGCTAACCAACATATCTCATGTCAGGGACTTATCATCCATGCTTACTCTGGCTGTCCAGAATCCAGCTGCTGCTAGTGGCCGCATCTTCAACTGTGTTAGTGACCGTGCTGTGACATTGGATGGAATGGCAAGATTATGCGCTAAAGCTGCAGGAAGCTCTGTTGAAATTGTGCATTATGACCCCAAGGCAGTAGGAGTTGATGCTAAAAAAGCTTTTCCTTTCCGCAACATG CACTTCTATGCTGAGCCTAGAGCTGCCAATGAGATTCTGGGATGGAGTGCTACAACTAACTTACCGGAAGATTTGAAGGAGCGATATGAGGAGTACGTGAAAATTGGCAGAGACAAGAAAGAAATGAAGTTTGAACTAGACGATAAGATACTAGAATCTCTAAAAGTACCAGTTGCTGCTTGA
- the LOC101256036 gene encoding RAN GTPase-activating protein 1, which yields MDSAGFSMKLWPPSSSTRLMLVERMTKNLITPSILSRKYGLLSKEEAEEDAKQIEALAFDSANQHFDKEPDGDGSSAVQLYAKESSKLMLEVIKRGPQTKESAEGIVSEKVKASNETTIFDISKGRRDFISAEEASELLKPLSEPGNNYKRICFSNRSFGGDAAKIAGPILSSLKDQLTEVDLSDFVAGRPEEEALEVMEIFSSALDACDLRYLDLSNNALGEKGIRAFGALLKSQKNLEELYLMNDGISEEAAEAVCELIPSTDKLRILHFHNNMTGDEGALSISKLVKHSPALEDFRCSSTRVGSEGGVALSQALGECRNLKKVDLRDNMFGVEAGIALSKVLSIFSGLTEIYLSYLNLEDEGSIALANVLRESAPSLEVLEMDGNDITAKAAPALAACIAAKQFLTTLKLGENELKDEGAILIAKALEDGHGQLTEVDMSTNAIRRAGARCLAQAVVNKPGFKVLNINGNFISDEGIDEVKDIFKNSLHVLGPLDDNDPEGEDYDEEADEGGDNENDLETRLKDLDIKQEE from the coding sequence ATGGATTCTGCAGGATTCTCTATGAAGCTGTGGCCCCCAAGTTCGAGTACCAGGCTAATGCTCGTGGAGAGAATGACCAAGAATCTTATTACTCCATCCATCCTATCCAGGAAATATGGTCTTTTGAGTAAAGAAGAAGCTGAAGAGGATGCCAAACAAATAGAAGCTCTGGCTTTTGATTCTGCCAATCAACATTTTGACAAGGAGCCTGATGGCGATGGAAGTTCTGCTGTGCAACTTTATGCTAAGGAATCTAGTAAGCTCATGTTAGAAGTTATTAAAAGAGGCCCTCAGACAAAGGAATCTGCAGAAGGTATTGTATCTGAGAAGGTTAAAGCATCTAATGAAACTACTATTTTTGATATATCCAAAGGTAGACGGGATTTCATAAGCGCAGAAGAGGCGTCTGAGTTGTTGAAACCATTAAGTGAACCAGGGAATAATTATAAAAGGATATGTTTCAGCAATAGAAGCTTTGGCGGGGATGCTGCTAAAATTGCAGGACCGATTTTGTCTTCTCTTAAAGATCAATTGACAGAAGTTGACCTTTCAGACTTTGTAGCAGGTAGACCAGAGGAAGAAGCCCTGGAAGTCATGGAAATCTTTTCTTCTGCTTTGGACGCCTGTGACCTGAGGTATCTCGATCTTTCTAACAATGCTCTAGGTGAAAAAGGAATAAGGGCATTTGGGGCACTTTTAAAGTCACAAAAGAACTTGGAAGAACTCTATTTAATGAATGACGGCATTTCAGAGGAAGCAGCAGAGGCAGTTTGCGAGCTAATCCCTTCAACTGATAAACTTCGTATCCTTCATTTTCACAATAACATGACAGGGGATGAGGGTGCACTTTCTATTTCTAAACTTGTGAAGCATTCTCCTGCATTGGAGGATTTCCGGTGCTCATCTACAAGGGTAGGATCTGAAGGTGGGGTTGCTCTTTCACAAGCACTTGGAGAATGTAGGAATTTAAAGAAGGTTGATTTGCGTGACAACATGTTTGGTGTGGAAGCTGGAATTGCCTTGAGCAAAGTACTATCAATCTTTTCCGGCTTAACTGAAATTTACTTAAGTTATCTAAATTTGGAGGATGAGGGGTCCATAGCTCTTGCTAATGTCCTCAGGGAATCTGCTCCATCCCTTGAGGTTTTGGAGATGGATGGAAATGACATCACAGCTAAAGCTGCTCCCGCTCTGGCAGCCTGTATTGCTGCAAAACAATTTCTTACCACGTTGAAGTTGGGAGAGAATGAATTGAAAGATGAGGGTGCTATATTAATTGCAAAGGCATTGGAAGATGGTCACGGTCAATTAACTGAAGTGGATATGAGTACCAATGCAATAAGAAGAGCTGGTGCCAGGTGCTTGGCACAAGCTGTAGTGAACAAACCTGGGTTTAAGGTGCTGAACATCAATGGCAACTTCATATCTGATGAAGGAATTGATGAggttaaagatatttttaagaaTTCACTTCATGTGCTTGGTCCTTTGGATGACAATGATCCTGAAGGAGAAGATTATGACGAAGAGGCTGATGAAGGAGGCGATaatgagaatgatttggagaccaGACTCAAGGATCTTGATATCAAGCAGGAAGAATAA
- the LOC138338633 gene encoding uncharacterized protein: MTVQEYMLKFNKLSTYAPHMVAKSRAQLNKFLYRVSDLVKTECRSSLLLEYMNISRIMTHAQQVKVDKIRENANENKKARTGNYDYSQQKSGGGNRSKNHPGECLARKEGCFGCDLFGHMLRDCPSRQGQGGGYGRAQSTTSVGPDLVTGTLRVFDLDVYALSDPGTTLFFVTPYIAVQFSVNPETLSEPFSISTPVSDPIIARWVYKNCLSQSLKKSPQQILYS, translated from the exons ATGACGGTCCAAGAGTATATGCTCAAGTTTAACAAACTCTCCAcgtatgctcctcacatggttgctaaATCCAGGGCTCAATTGAATAAGTTCTTATATAGAGTGTCAGATTTGGTGAAAACTGAGTGCAGAAGTTCTCTGTtacttgaatatatgaatatctctaggattatgactcatgctcagcagGTTAAGGTTGATAAAATTAGGGAAAATGCTAAtgagaataagaaggctaggactgggaactatgactaCTCTCAGCAAAAATCTggtggtggaaatcgctc TAAGAACCATCCAGGCGAGTGCCTTGCAAGAAAGGAAGGATGTTTTGGGTGCGATCTGTTTGGTCACAtgttgagggattgtccttctagacaaGGTCAAGGAGGTGGTTATGGTAGAGCTCAGTCTACAACTTCA GTTGGTCCTGATCTAGTCACCGGTACGTTacgagtctttgaccttgatgtttatgcattgtcaGATCCAGGGACTactcttttctttgtaactccttacatagcagtccaattcagtgttaatccagaaactctctcagaacctttctcaaTCTCTACTCCAGTTAGTGACCCAATTATAGCTAGATGGGTTTACAAAAATTGCCTATCACAGTCTCTCAAAAAGTCACCTCAACAGATATTGTATAGTTAG